The Thermococcus sp. region GGGGGTGACGAGCTGCTCAGCTACCTCGTGGGGCTCTTCCAGGGGGGTCACGTGGTCACGACGTCGCCGACCTTCGGGATGTATTCCTTCTACGCCCGGCTAAAAGGGATCCCGGTTCTTGATGTCCCTCTAGGGGAGGACTTCACGATCGACGGCGGTTCAATCGCGGAGAAGTCGCAGGGGGCCGCTGCGGTCTTCATAGCCTCACCCAACAACCCCACGGGAAACCTCCAGCCTGAGGAGGAGATAGTCAAAGTCCTTGAGAGCGGTGCGCCGGTGGTTCTCGACGAGGCCTACGCCGAGTTTGCAGGGAAGAGCCTGTGGAAGCTGGTGTTTGAGTACCCCAACCTGATGGTGCTGCGGACATTTTCAAAGGCCTTCAGCCTCGCGGGGGCCAGGCTGGGCTACCTGATTGCGAATGAGGAAGTTGTAGACACCCTCTACAGGATAAAGTCCCCCTTCAGCCTCAACTCCCTTTCAATGACCGCCGCCATCGTCCTCCTCAGACACTACGACCTCGTGGAAAGGACGGTGAGGCGGATAGTTGGGGAGAGGGAGAGGGTTTACTGCCGGCTCAGGGACTACTCGTACCCGAGCGACGCAAACTTTCTGCTGATAAGGCTGGATGCTCACGGCTACCTACTCTCAAAGGGAATAGTCGTGAGAAAACTGAGCGGAAGGCTTGGGGGGATGATCCGGGTCACCATCGGCAGGAGATGGGAGAACGACGCCCTGATAAACGCTCTGGAGGAGTTCGCGGATGGGGTATAAGTGGGTGGTCTTTGACGTTGATGGAGTCCTCATAGACGTACGGGAGAGCTACGATATTGCCACCAAGCTAACGGCGGAGTTTTTCCTTGGTATCCTCGGCAGAAGGGAGGTGGTATGTCTGGATCACGTCAGGAAGCTCAGGTTAAAGGGCTCCTTTGGCGACGACTTCAAGGTCAGTGAGGCCCTCGTAATCCTGGCCCTGGCAGGGGATCTTGGGAGGATAGAGAGCCTCCCGGATGGAGTAACCATTGGGGAAATACGTGATGAGTATGGGATAGGCCTTGAGACAGAGGATGTGGAGAGGGTCTTCAACACGTTCTACCTGGGGGAGCAGTTCGATGGGATGGCCTTCCCATCGCGCGGGCTGTGGAGGAAGGAAAAGCCCATAGTTAAGAGGGGTCTCCTCCGTGAGCTGGAAAAGAGGTACAAAACCGGAGTCCTGACAGGGAGGAGCAAGCTTGAACTGAAGCTTGCCGAGGAGATTATCGGGTACCGGTTTAAGCGCGCGATCACGAGGGAGCTCTACCTGAAACCGGATCCGCGGGCCCTCTGGGAGCTGGTCGGTGGCGAGTATGGGGTTTACATTGGTGACACCCGTAACGATGAGCTTCTGGTGGAGAACTACCGCAGGGAATACGGGGAGTTTGATTTCATCATGGTTGGCAGGGACGTCTCCAACGTTAATCAGGCAATTGAAGAAATTCTTGCTCTGAACAAGACTGCCGCAGGGTCGGACGTTCTGTCCGAAAACTCTCTAAGCGAACGGGGGTGAAAATTATGAGGGTAGCGGTTATAGGTGCCGGAACCATAGGGAGTGCCGTGGCCAGGGCCCTGAGTGAGGCGGGCCACGAAGTTGTGGCCACCAGGAGGAACCTGGAGAAGGTTAAATGGCTTGAGGAATACTGCGTGAGGCTCACACGGGACAACACGGAGGCGGCAGAATGGGCCGAGGCCGTTTTCCTCGCGGTTAAACCGAGTAAGGTCGGGGCAGTACTAGATGAAATTGGGGAAAAGCTCGGGGGAAAGCTTCTAATATCCCTTGCCGCGGGTGTGGGGCTGGGGTACATCAGGAGAAAGGCCCCGGATGCTAAAGCCGTCAGAGCGATGCCGAACATAGCAATCCTCGTTAAGGAGTCGTTCACTGCCTACGCGACAGACCTTGAGGGCGATGACCTGGAGACGATCAAGAGCTTTTTCT contains the following coding sequences:
- the hisC gene encoding histidinol-phosphate transaminase, which encodes MKIRKEFLEFPPYRVVEGDYRIWLDKNENPYDVPGWLKEEIFEELREVPFNRYPHITSMPLREAIAEFYGIGPENVAVGNGGDELLSYLVGLFQGGHVVTTSPTFGMYSFYARLKGIPVLDVPLGEDFTIDGGSIAEKSQGAAAVFIASPNNPTGNLQPEEEIVKVLESGAPVVLDEAYAEFAGKSLWKLVFEYPNLMVLRTFSKAFSLAGARLGYLIANEEVVDTLYRIKSPFSLNSLSMTAAIVLLRHYDLVERTVRRIVGERERVYCRLRDYSYPSDANFLLIRLDAHGYLLSKGIVVRKLSGRLGGMIRVTIGRRWENDALINALEEFADGV
- the proC gene encoding pyrroline-5-carboxylate reductase, which translates into the protein MRVAVIGAGTIGSAVARALSEAGHEVVATRRNLEKVKWLEEYCVRLTRDNTEAAEWAEAVFLAVKPSKVGAVLDEIGEKLGGKLLISLAAGVGLGYIRRKAPDAKAVRAMPNIAILVKESFTAYATDLEGDDLETIKSFFSAFGRCIRVDEEHMDAITGLSGSGPAYVTVFLEAMVYGGLRVGLPRETARLAALQTLLGTAKLLMETDEHPAEVREWVITPGGTTIDGVFELEEGRVRTALMKAVDAATKKSRILSKKT
- a CDS encoding hydrolase — protein: MGYKWVVFDVDGVLIDVRESYDIATKLTAEFFLGILGRREVVCLDHVRKLRLKGSFGDDFKVSEALVILALAGDLGRIESLPDGVTIGEIRDEYGIGLETEDVERVFNTFYLGEQFDGMAFPSRGLWRKEKPIVKRGLLRELEKRYKTGVLTGRSKLELKLAEEIIGYRFKRAITRELYLKPDPRALWELVGGEYGVYIGDTRNDELLVENYRREYGEFDFIMVGRDVSNVNQAIEEILALNKTAAGSDVLSENSLSERG